In Gallus gallus isolate bGalGal1 chromosome Z, bGalGal1.mat.broiler.GRCg7b, whole genome shotgun sequence, one DNA window encodes the following:
- the MAP3K1 gene encoding mitogen-activated protein kinase kinase kinase 1 isoform X2 encodes MENKETLRGLQKMDDRPEERMIREKLKATCMPAWKHEWLERRSRRGPVVVKPIPVKGDGSEMNKLSLEPQSEGQSSASSPTQKGRRSPSPSSSSSSSSRTVKSESPGVRRKRVSPVPFQSGRITPPRRAPSPDGFSPYSPEETSRRVNKVMRARLYLLQQIGPNSFLIGGDSPDNKYRVFIGPQTCSCGRGTFCIHLLFVMLRVFQLEPSDPMLWRKTLKNFEVESLFQKYHSRRSSRIKAPSRNTIQKFVSRMSNSHTLSSSTSTSSSENSMKDEEEQMCPICLLGMLDEESLTVCEDGCRNKLHHHCMSIWAEECRRNREPLICPLCRSKWRSHDFYSHELPSPVDSSVLHVVQQQTQQQSTIGSQRRTQDSNFNLTHYGVQQIPSAYKDLAEPWIQVFGMELVGCLFSRNWNIREMALRRLSHDVSGALLLANGESTGSSGNSNGNNTSAGALGIASGSSQATVSGDVVVESCCSVLSMVCADPVYKVYVAALKTLRAMLVYTPCHSLAERTKLQRLLKPVVETILVKCADANSRTSQLSVSTLLEMCKGQAGELAVGREILKSGSIGIGGVDYVLNCILATEIESSNWQALLGRLCLIDRLLLEFPGEFYPHIVCGDVLQADAIVGRYKKLLSLLNFALLSIDNSHSMVGKLSRRVFLSSARMVARVPHVFVKLLEMLSVTSSTHYTRMRRRLMAIADEMEVAEAIQLGMEEIQSGECRHEDFLQLPVPDNSPEATENNTPNNTVQLSGKNGKGLSDKKLSAGPEDISETLTSLVVGHPVSSLTTEQPKPAVQTKGKPYSQCLNSSPSSSHSQSLFPTLLSPSNPSVSAGTVTDVSKLRPQGFIPCKIPSPSPQTQRKLSLQFQRSCSENKEPDKLSPVFTQARPLPSSHIHRPKPSRPTPNDMNKQGETSKNSMTLDLNDTSHCDGNGSNSSAVIPSEETVFTPVDEKCRLDVNAELNSSIEDLLEASMPTSDGTVTFKSEVAVLSPERAENDDTYKDDVNHNQKCKEKMEAEEEEALAIAMAMSASQDALPIIPQLQVENGEDIIIIQQDTPETLPGHTKAKHHYREDAEWLKGQQIGLGAFSSCYQAQDVGTGTLMAVKQVTYVRNTSSEQEEVVEALREEIRMMSHLNHPNIIRMLGATCEKSNYNLFIEWMAGGSVAHLLSKYGAFKESVIINYTEQLLRGLSYLHENQIIHRDVKGANLLIDSTGHRLRIADFGAAARLASKGTGAGEFQGQLLGTIAFMAPEVLRGQQYGRSCDVWSVGCVVIEMACAKPPWNAEKHSNHLALIFKIASATTAPSIPSHLSPGLRDVTLRCLELQPQDRPPSRELLKHPVFRTTW; translated from the exons ATGGAGAATAAAGAAACCCTCAGGGGGTTGCAGAAGATGGATGACCGCCCAGAAGAGCGCATGATCAGGGAGAAACTCAAGGCAACGTGTATGCCAGCTTGGAAGCATGAATGGCTGGAAAGAAGAAGCAGGAGAGGCCCTGTG GTGGTGAAACCTATCCCTGTGAAGGGAGATGGATCTGAAATGAACAAGCTATCTCTAGAACCTCAATCTGAAGGACAAAGCTCTGCTTCTTCACCTACGCAGAAAGGAAGGCGTAGTCCTTCTCCTAGCAGTTCTTCTTCATCATCCTCTCGGACTGTTAAATCTGAGTCACCAGGTGTTAGAAGAAAAAGGGTATCTCCAGTACCT TTTCAGAGTGGACGAATAACACCACCTCGAAGAGCCCCATCTCCAGATGGTTTCTCTCCATACAGCCCTGAGGAAACAAGTCGTCGTGTCAACAAAGTTATGCGAGCCAGGCTGTACCTGCTGCAGCAGATAGGACCCAACTCTTTCTTAATTGGAGGAGATAGCCCTGATAATAAATACAGAGTGTTTATTGGACCTCAG ACATGTAGCTGTGGCCGTGGAACATTTTGTATTCATCTGCTCTTTGTTATGCTGCGAGTGTTCCAGCTTGAGCCTTCAGACCCAATGCTGTGgagaaagacactgaaaaacTTTGAG GTTGAGAGTTTGTTCCAGAAATATCACAGTAGGCGTAGCTCGAGGATCAAAGCTCCATCTCGTAACACCATCCAGAAGTTTGTCTCACGCATGTCAAATTCTCATACATTATCATCTAGTACTTCTACATCTAGTTCAGAAAACAG tatgAAAGATGAAGAGGAGCAGATGTGCCCCATTTGTTTGCTGGGCATGCTGGATGAAGAGAGCCTGACTGTGTGTGAGGATGGCTGCAGGAACAAATTACACCACCACTGCATGTCAATAT GGGCAGAAGAGTGTAGAAGAAACAGAGAGCCACTTATATGTCCTCTGTGTAGATCTAAATGGAGATCTCATGATTTCTACAG TCATGAATTGCCAAGCCCTGTGGATTCTTCTGTTCTCCATGTGGTTCAACAACAAACTCAACAGCAATCAACAATTGGATCACAGAGGAGAACCCAGGATAGCAATTTCAACCTTACTCATTATGGGGTCCAGCAGATTCCTTCTGCCTATAAAGATTTAGCTGAGCCATGGATTCAG GTCTTTGGAATGGAGTTAGTTGGCTGCTTGTTTTCTCGAAACTGGAATATACGAGAGATGGCACTTAGACGTCTTTCCCATGATGTTAGTGGTGCTTTATTACTGGCTAATGGTGAAAGCACTGGAAGTTCTGGAAATAGCAATGGAAACAACACGAGTGCTGGAGCTCTGGGAATAGCGAGTGGGTCATCTCAGGCCACCGTCTCAGGAGATGTTGTGGTGGAATCTTGCTGCAGTGTGCTATCCATGGTCTGTGCTGACCCTGTCTACAAAGTGTATGTTGCTGCTTTA AAAACCTTAAGAGCCATGCTGGTCTATACTCCTTGTCATAGTTTGGCAGAAAGGACTAAACTACAGCGACTTCTGAAGCCAGTTGTAGAGACAATATTAGTTAAATGTGCAGATGCCAACAG TCGAACAAGTCAACTTTCAGTCTCAACGCTATTGGAGATGTGTAAAGGCCAAGCAGGAGAGTTGGCAGTTGGGAGAGAAATACTTAAATCTG ggtCCATTGGTATTGGTGGTGTTGATTATGTCTTAAATTGTATTCTTGCAACTGAAATTGAATCAAGCAACTGGCAAGCGCTACTGGGGAGACTTTGTCTTATAGACAGACTTCTGTTGGAATTTCCTGGTGAATTTTATCCTCACATTGTCTGTGGAGATGTTTTACAGGCTGATGCCATAGTAGGCAG ATATAAGAAACTTCTCTCCCTTCTAAATTTCGCCTTGCTGTCAATTGACAATTCCCACTCAATGGTTGGTAAACTATCACGGAGAGTATTTTTGAGTTCAGCAAGAATGGTTGCAAGAGTTCCTCACGTGTTTGTAAAGCTGTTAGAAATGTTGAGTGTGACAAGCTCAACTCATTACACAAGGATGCGTCGACGTCTGATGGCAATAGCAGATGAAATGGAAGTTGCAGAAGCCATCCAGCTTGGCATGGAAGAAATACAGTCTGGGGAATGTCGACATGAAGACTTTCTGCAGCTACCCGTACCAGATAATTCTCCAGAAGCTACAGAAAATAATACTCCTAACAATACTGTCCAGTTATCAGGGAAAAATGGGAAAGGCTTAAGTGACAAAAAACTGAGTGCTGGTCCAGAGGACATTTCTGAGACACTGACTAGCCTAGTTGTGGGACATCCTGTTTCATCACTAACCACTGAGCAACCAAAGCCAGCTGttcaaacaaaaggaaaacccTACAGCCAGTGTTTGAACTCTTCTCCCTCATCCAGTCATTCCCAGTCACTATTCCCAACACTTCTCTCTCCTTCAAACCCATCTGTATCAGCTGGCACTGTAACAGATGTCTCTAAACTCCGACCTCAGGGATTCATTCCCTGCAAaatcccttctccttctcctcaaaCACAACGGAAGCTTTCCCTCCAGTTTCAGagaagctgctctgaaaataaagaacCAGATAAGCTTTCTCCAGTTTTTACCCAAGCCAGGCCATTGCCATCTAGTCACATACACAGGCCAAAGCCATCACGACCCACTCCAAATGATATGAACAAGCAGGGAGAAACTTCAAAGAACAGCATGACACTTGACCTGAATGATACTTCACATTGTGATGGCAATGGTAGTAACAGTAGTGCAGTTATACCAAGTGAAGAGACAGTGTTCACACCAGTAGATGAAAAATGTCGGCTGGATGTTAATGCAGAGCTCAACTCCAGTATTGAGGACCTCCTTGAGGCCTCCATGCCAACAAGTGATGGCACAGTTACTTTCAAGTCCGAAGTTGCAGTTCTTTCTCCCGAGAGGGCTGAAAATGATGATACTTACAAAGATGATGTAAATCATAAtcaaaaatgcaaggaaaagatGGAAGCTGAAGAAGAGGAAGCTTTAGCTATTGCTATGGCAATGTCTGCATCTCAAGATGCCCTGCCAATAATTCCCCAACTACAGGTCGAAAATGGTGAAGATATCATAATTATTCAGCAAGAT ACACCAGAAACTCTGCCTGGACATACCAAAGCAAAGCATCATTACAGGGAAGATGCAGAATGGCTTAAAGGTCAGCAAATTGGTcttggagctttctcttcctgtTACCAAGCTCAAGATGTAGGAACAGGGACATTAATGGCTGTAAAACAG GTGACATATGTCAGGAACACATCATCTGAGCAAGAAGAGGTAGTGGAAGCACTGAGGGAGGAAATACGGATGATGAGTCATCTAAACCATCCTAATATTATTCGCATGTTGGGTGCTACATGTGAGAAGAGCAACTACAACCTCTTCATTGAATGGATGGCAG GGGGATCAGTTGCTCATTTGTTGAGTAAATACGGAGCCTTCAAAGAATCAGTTATTATTAACTACACAGAGCAACTGTTACGTGGCCTTTCTTACCTCCATGAGAATCAGATAATTCATAGAGATGTCAAAG GTGCCAATTTGCTAATTGACAGCACAGGTCATAGATTAAGAATTGCTGATTTTGGAGCTGCAGCCAGGTTGGCATCAAAAGGAACTGGTGCTGGGGAGTTTCAGGGACAGTTGTTGGGAACTATTGCATTTATGGCCCCGGAG GTTCTGAGAGGTCAGCAGTATGGTAGGAGCTGTGATGTGTGGAGCGTTGGCTGTGTTGTCATAGAAATGGCTTGTGCTAAACCTCCCTGGAATGCAGAGAAACACTCCAATCATCTTGCTCTGATCTTTAAG ATTGCTAGTGCAACTACTGCTCCATCAATCCCTTCACATCTGTCTCCTGGCTTGAGGGATGTGACTCTTCGGTGTTTAGAACTTCAACCTCAGGACAGACCCCCATCGAGGGAGCTGCTGAAACACCCAGTCTTCCGTACTACATGGTAG